In the genome of Raphanus sativus cultivar WK10039 chromosome 4, ASM80110v3, whole genome shotgun sequence, one region contains:
- the LOC108854035 gene encoding putative receptor-like protein kinase At5g39000 has protein sequence MISNALLAICILVSAAVLAEATAAYKPTDLFLINCGSTSDTTDSQSQTWTSDQKQLLTSNLENVSLSSDATYQEDVPQVPYMTARIFPSNVNYSFPVSPGWKYLRLYFYPTRYESGFDAASSFFSVTVNGFTLLKNFSADLTVKASKSKSLIKEFIVPVNNTLNLTFTPSPSSLAFVNGIEIVSMPDRFYSKGGFDNMITNVGSTIDFKIDNTTALETVHRINVGGQMVDEVRDTGMLRRWLPDDDVILSENSGIKPDVPGVKINYTEETPPYVAPEDVYKTYRMMGNVNNPEINLNFNLRWLFKVDAGFLYLVRLHFCETVPDVNGPGQRIFTIFLENQTAMLDMDVIAMSGGSRIPIYLDFSVYVGSESGPRPDLRLDLHPYTDVNPMYYDAILNGVEILKLNGSDGSLAGSQPNPLVSSVQTPNHVKTSIRKGDSHVLVITLAVVGSSIVLAAVLVAVIALLCKKKKKKDFPLHTTRSNPTDSCSPLTAFLCRRFSIFEIKYATNDFDEKLIIGAGGFGSVFGSVYKGRIDGGTTLVAVKRLGISSKQGAKEFKTELEMLSKLRHVHLVSLIGYCYEENEMVLVYEYMPRGTLKDHLYKRNKAVDPPLSWKRRLEICIGAARALQYLHTGAKHPIIHRDIKTTNILLDENYVAKVSDFGLSKVGPTSESQTHVSTVVKGTFGYLDPEYYRRQVLTVKSDVYSFGVVLFEVLCCRLINIENVPQEQSDLIRWVKSNYIGGTLDQIIDPDLAVDITLISLEKFCEIAVRCIQDRGTERPQMNDVVWGLEFTLQLHEAAQKNNEEGTMMDAEDLFSNTDDNCGPVVGEEPKAL, from the coding sequence ATGATCAGTAACGCTCTGTTAGCCATCTGTATTCTCGTTTCCGCTGCTGTCCTAGCAGAAGCAACGGCAGCATACAAGCCTACCGATCTCTTTCTCATCAATTGTGGTTCTACCTCCGACACCACAGACTCTCAAAGCCAAACTTGGACGTCGGATCAGAAGCAGCTTCTGACGTCGAACTTGGAGAATGTTTCGTTGTCTTCAGATGCAACGTACCAGGAAGATGTTCCTCAAGTGCCCTACATGACGGCTCGCATATTCCCATCCAACGTCAACTACAGTTTTCCGGTCTCTCCCGGCTGGAAATATCTCCGGTTGTACTTTTACCCGACCCGGTACGAATCTGGTTTTGACGCCGCAAGTTCCTTCTTCTCCGTCACAGTTAACGGTTTCACTCTCTTGAAGAACTTCAGCGCCGACTTAACGGTGAAGGCTTCCAAATCGAAATCCTTAATCAAAGAGTTTATCGTTCCGGTTAACAACACTCTGAATCTCACGTTCACGCCGTCCCCAAGTTCGTTAGCTTTCGTTAACGGCATAGAGATTGTCTCCATGCCTGACCGGTTTTACTCAAAAGGAGGATTCGACAATATGATAACGAACGTTGGTAGTACCATTGACTTCAAGATAGACAACACGACGGCTTTGGAGACTGTTCACCGGATAAACGTTGGCGGGCAAATGGTGGACGAGGTTCGTGACACTGGAATGCTCCGGCGGTGGCTTCCCGATGATGATGTCATACTTAGTGAGAATTCAGGAATCAAACCGGATGTACCGGGTGTGAAGATAAACTACACAGAGGAGACTCCTCCTTATGTTGCGCCTGAAGATGTGTACAAGACGTATCGTATGATGGGGAACGTCAACAACCCTGAAATCAACCTGAACTTCAATCTGAGGTGGCTCTTCAAAGTTGATGCTGGGTTTCTATACCTAGTCAGGCTTCATTTTTGTGAGACTGTACCTGACGTCAACGGACCTGGCCAGCGTATCTTCACCATCTTCCTCGAAAATCAGACTGCAATGCTTGACATGGATGTGATTGCCATGAGCGGTGGTTCTCGAATCCCGATTTATCTAGATTTCAGTGTATACGTGGGTTCTGAAAGTGGTCCCAGACCTGATCTACGACTTGACTTGCATCCTTACACGGATGTTAATCCAATGTATTACGATGCTATTCTGAATGGTGTTGAGATTCTGAAGCTGAATGGTTCCGACGGTAGTCTCGCTGGATCTCAACCAAACCCTCTAGTATCATCGGTCCAAACACCAAATCATGTAAAGACTTCGATAAGAAAAGGTGATTCACATGTTTTGGTGATAACTCTTGCAGTGGTTGGTTCTTCAATTGTCCTAGCGGCGGTGTTGGTTGCTGTCATTGCCTTGTTgtgtaagaagaagaaaaagaaagacttTCCTTTACATACAACAAGAAGCAACCCTACGGACTCGTGTTCTCCTCTTACGGCATTTCTCTGCCGTCGATTCTCAATCTTCGAAATCAAATACGCCACAAATGACTTCGACGAGAAGCTAATAATTGGAGCaggcgggttcggttcggtgtTCGGTTCGGTGTACAAAGGACGAATAGACGGCGGAACCACACTTGTGGCGGTTAAACGGTTGGGAATTTCGTCGAAACAAGGCGCTAAAGAGTTCAAAACAGAGCTTGAGATGCTCTCAAAGCTCCGTCATGTGCACCTCGTTTCCTTAATTGGATATTGCTACGAGGAGAACGAGATGGTGCTTGTCTATGAGTATATGCCACGCGGCACTCTTAAAGACCATCTTTACAAAAGGAATAAAGCTGTTGATCCTCCTTTGTCTTGGAAACGGAGGTTGGAGATCTGCATCGGAGCTGCGCGTGCGCTACAATATCTTCACACAGGCGCAAAGCACCCGATCATACATCGAGACATCAAAACAACCAACATACTTCTTGATGAGAACTATGTAGCTAAAGTCTCTGACTTTGGGCTATCAAAAGTGGGTCCAACTAGTGAATCTCAAACGCACGTGTCAACGGTCGTTAAAGGAACGTTTGGTTACTTGGATCCTGAGTACTATCGCCGTCAAGTGTTAACGGTAAAGTCGGATGTGTACTCCTTTGGAGTTGTTTTGTTCGAAGTTCTGTGTTGCAGACTGATCAATATCGAAAATGTTCCACAAGAACAATCAGATTTGATCAGATGGGTGAAGTCAAATTATATAGGAGGAACTCTCGATCAGATCATTGACCCAGATCTAGCTGTTGATATCACTCTGATATCATTAGAAAAGTTCTGTGAAATTGCTGTGAGATGTATTCAAGATCGTGGTACTGAAAGGCCACAAATGAACGATGTCGTTTGGGGGCTTGAGTTTACGCTTCAGCTTCACGAGGCAGCTCAGAAAAACAACGAGGAAGGGACGATGATGGACGCAGAAGATTTGTTTAGTAATACTGATGATAACTGTGGTCCTGTTGTTGGTGAAGAACCTAAAGCACTGTAG